Proteins from one Salvelinus sp. IW2-2015 linkage group LG32, ASM291031v2, whole genome shotgun sequence genomic window:
- the LOC111956699 gene encoding uncharacterized protein, protein MASYNFQEQFVSIMEVLAKAAVAEINKRVDDSCAVIRLEMTQSQRDIDVLKRKCQMMESELKKTRRRKGFYPVASERSSYPVKIVLNKQRSTSQWRDSKMAVEGDSQPLPTDVEQRVETEPILIKDEETAEDVWKTNAQEELRITGEESGSKPGKSPSFEQRHCDEDFVTQPNISPKDSVKHYPNSDRPEEPGTPRLASTEVFSTEQHRPDEDSLDLVMVKEEELDQTTTLAGPDQFVMDQSDGQLWTSVDPGRDTDPDGHPDFSFQSTEEYSQNISIFPSHSGLSSVPTMTDDVGQSFHSL, encoded by the exons ATGGCCAGCTACAATTTTCAGGAGCAGTTTGTATCCATTATGGAAGTATTGGCTAAAGCAGCAGTAGCAGAAATAAACAAACGTGTAGATGATAGTTGTGCTGTTATACGTTTGGAAATGACCCAAAGCCAGCGAGATATTGATGTACTGAAAAGGAAGTGTCAAATGATGGAGAGCGAGCTGAAGAAGACGCGCAGAcgaaaag GTTTTTACCCCGTGGCATCAGAGAGATCTTCATATCCAGTCAAGATTGTTTTGAACAAGCAGAGGAGTACCTCACAGTGGAGAGACAGCAAGATGGCTGTTGAAGGGGACTCTCAACCCCTG CCTACAGATGTGGAGCAGAGAGTGGAGACTGAACCCATACTGATCAAAGatgaggagacagcagaggacgTGTGGAAGACTAACGCTCAGGAAGAGCTCAGGATCACTGGAGAGG AGTCTGGTTCCAAGCCTGGGAAATCACCATCCTTTGAGCAACGGCACTGTGATGAGGACTTCGTCACACAACCCAATATATCTCCCAAAGACTCAGTAAAACATTACCCCAATTCTGATCGTCCAGAGGAACCAGGAACACCCCGGCTCGCATCTACAGAGGTATTCAGCACAGAGCAGCACCGGCCAGACGAGGACTCGCTAGACCTAGTGATGGTGAAAGAGGAGGAGCTGGATCAGACCACAACCCTGGCAGGACCTGACCAGTTTGTCATGGATCAGTCTGATGGGCAGCTGTGGACCTCTGTGGATCCAGGCAGAGACACTGACCCTGATGGACACCCAGATTTCTCCTTTCAATCCACAGAAGAGTACTCTCAGAATATCTCAATTTTCCCATCTCATAGTGGGCTGTCATCTGTTCCTACTATGACAGATGATGTAGGCCAATCCTTCCACTCTCTATAA
- the LOC111956680 gene encoding uncharacterized protein isoform X1, producing the protein MASCSFQSQLVSIMEILAKAAVAEINKRVDDSCAVIRLEMTQSQRDIDVLKRKWQMMESELKKTRGRDRRKVLYPMSTERLSYPVKIVLNKERSNSQWRGREDSPCQPIDVEQRVETEPILIKDEETAEDVWKTDPQEELRITGEESGSKPGKSPSFEQRHCDEDFITQPNISPKDSVKHYPNSDRSEEPGTPRLASTEVFSAEQHRPDEDDDSLDLVMVKEEELDQTTTLAGPDQFVMDESDGQLWTSVDPGRDTDPDGHPDFSFHSTEEYSQNISMVPSHSGLSSVPTMKDNVGPSLHLL; encoded by the exons ATGGCCAGCTGCAGTTTTCAGTCGCAGTTGGTATCGATTATGGAGATATTAGCTAAAGCAGCTGTAGCAGAAATAAACAAACGTGTAGATGATAGCTGTGCTGTTATACGTTTGGAAATGACCCAAAGCCAGCGAGATATTGATGTACTGAAACGGAAGTGGCAAATGATGGAGAGCGAGCTGAAGAAGACACGAGGACGAGATAGGAGAAAAG TTCTTTACCCCATGTCAACAGAGAGATTGTCATATCCAGTCAAGATTGTTTTGAACAAGGAAAGGAGTAACTCAcagtggagaggcagagaggactcTCCGTGCCAG CCTATAGATGTGGAGCAGAGAGTGGAGACTGAACCCATACTGATCAAAGatgaggagacagcagaggatgTGTGGAAGACTGACCCTCAGGAAGAGCTCAGGATCACTGGAGAGG AGTCTGGTTCCAAGCCTGGGAAATCACCATCCTTTGAGCAACGGCACTGTGATGAGGACTTCATCACACAACCCAATATATCTCCCAAAGACTCAGTAAAACATTACCCCAATTCTGATCGTTCAGAGGAACCAGGAACACCCCGGCTCGCATCTACGGAGGTGTTCAGCGCAGAGCAACACCGGCCAGACGAGGACGACGACTCACTAGATCTAGTGATGGTGAAAGAGGAGGAGCTGGATCAGACCACGACCCTGGCAGGACCTGACCAGTTTGTCATGGATGAGTCTGATGGGCAGCTGTGGACCTCTGTGGATCCAGGCAGAGACACTGACCCTGATGGCCACCCAGATTTCTCCTTTCATTCCACAGAAGAGTACTCTCAGAATATCTCAATGGTCCCATCTCATAGTGGGCTGTCATCTGTTCCTACTATGAAAGATAATGTAGGGCCATCACTTCATCTTCTATAG
- the LOC111956680 gene encoding uncharacterized protein isoform X2: MASCSFQSQLVSIMEILAKAAVAEINKRVDDSCAVIRLEMTQSQRDIDVLKRKWQMMESELKKTRGRDRRKERLSYPVKIVLNKERSNSQWRGREDSPCQPIDVEQRVETEPILIKDEETAEDVWKTDPQEELRITGEESGSKPGKSPSFEQRHCDEDFITQPNISPKDSVKHYPNSDRSEEPGTPRLASTEVFSAEQHRPDEDDDSLDLVMVKEEELDQTTTLAGPDQFVMDESDGQLWTSVDPGRDTDPDGHPDFSFHSTEEYSQNISMVPSHSGLSSVPTMKDNVGPSLHLL; this comes from the exons ATGGCCAGCTGCAGTTTTCAGTCGCAGTTGGTATCGATTATGGAGATATTAGCTAAAGCAGCTGTAGCAGAAATAAACAAACGTGTAGATGATAGCTGTGCTGTTATACGTTTGGAAATGACCCAAAGCCAGCGAGATATTGATGTACTGAAACGGAAGTGGCAAATGATGGAGAGCGAGCTGAAGAAGACACGAGGACGAGATAGGAGAAAAG AGAGATTGTCATATCCAGTCAAGATTGTTTTGAACAAGGAAAGGAGTAACTCAcagtggagaggcagagaggactcTCCGTGCCAG CCTATAGATGTGGAGCAGAGAGTGGAGACTGAACCCATACTGATCAAAGatgaggagacagcagaggatgTGTGGAAGACTGACCCTCAGGAAGAGCTCAGGATCACTGGAGAGG AGTCTGGTTCCAAGCCTGGGAAATCACCATCCTTTGAGCAACGGCACTGTGATGAGGACTTCATCACACAACCCAATATATCTCCCAAAGACTCAGTAAAACATTACCCCAATTCTGATCGTTCAGAGGAACCAGGAACACCCCGGCTCGCATCTACGGAGGTGTTCAGCGCAGAGCAACACCGGCCAGACGAGGACGACGACTCACTAGATCTAGTGATGGTGAAAGAGGAGGAGCTGGATCAGACCACGACCCTGGCAGGACCTGACCAGTTTGTCATGGATGAGTCTGATGGGCAGCTGTGGACCTCTGTGGATCCAGGCAGAGACACTGACCCTGATGGCCACCCAGATTTCTCCTTTCATTCCACAGAAGAGTACTCTCAGAATATCTCAATGGTCCCATCTCATAGTGGGCTGTCATCTGTTCCTACTATGAAAGATAATGTAGGGCCATCACTTCATCTTCTATAG